Proteins co-encoded in one Bremerella sp. TYQ1 genomic window:
- a CDS encoding endonuclease/exonuclease/phosphatase family protein, with protein sequence MRAFLFSSLAFLVGLFAATGCNVEQVLEQLPESPQTQATSTAQPGAALPGNFQPGDLQPGSSIRVASFNIQVFGQSKMGKPDVMQTLTQVVKSFDVVAVQELRSKEQDVIPRWLEMINADGSKWASLVGPRLGRTSSTEQYVFLYNTEKIGFVEKSDFTINDPHDLLHREPHVASFYVRTIPGVQPFTFTLINIHTDPDETDEELDALAEVFEVVRQANPNEDDVILLGDLNVDYTKMGMLGQIPGIVATVQGTPTNTRKTKSYDNIVFDQRRTTEFTGQAGVLDLMAAFKLTEEQALDVSDHLPVWATFSVTEAGAGPLAAAPGATAR encoded by the coding sequence GTGCGTGCATTCCTATTTTCATCGCTGGCGTTTCTGGTAGGTCTCTTTGCTGCTACCGGCTGTAATGTCGAGCAAGTCCTCGAACAGCTGCCGGAAAGTCCGCAGACACAGGCCACGTCGACCGCTCAGCCTGGGGCTGCACTGCCGGGTAATTTTCAGCCAGGCGATCTGCAGCCAGGAAGTTCGATTCGCGTTGCGAGTTTCAACATTCAAGTCTTTGGCCAATCGAAGATGGGCAAGCCGGATGTCATGCAGACGCTGACCCAGGTGGTCAAATCGTTTGATGTTGTCGCCGTGCAAGAGCTTCGCAGCAAAGAGCAGGACGTCATTCCACGTTGGCTCGAGATGATCAACGCCGACGGCTCGAAGTGGGCTTCACTTGTGGGACCACGACTGGGACGTACCAGCAGCACCGAGCAGTATGTCTTTCTGTACAACACCGAGAAGATCGGCTTCGTCGAGAAGAGCGATTTCACGATCAACGATCCGCACGACTTGCTGCATCGCGAGCCGCATGTCGCGTCGTTCTATGTCCGCACCATACCAGGCGTGCAGCCGTTTACTTTTACGCTGATCAACATCCATACCGATCCGGATGAAACGGACGAGGAACTGGACGCTTTGGCGGAAGTGTTTGAAGTCGTTCGACAGGCGAATCCGAACGAAGACGATGTGATTCTGCTAGGTGACTTGAACGTCGACTACACGAAGATGGGCATGCTCGGTCAAATTCCTGGGATCGTCGCCACCGTCCAAGGCACGCCGACAAACACGCGGAAGACAAAGAGCTACGACAACATCGTCTTCGATCAACGTCGTACGACCGAGTTCACCGGCCAGGCTGGCGTGCTCGATTTAATGGCCGCGTTCAAGCTGACCGAAGAGCAAGCATTGGACGTCTCCGATCACTTGCCGGTTTGGGCGACGTTCAGTGTGACCGAAGCTGGCGCCGGACCATTGGCCGCCGCCCCAGGGGCAACGGCTCGATAG